From the genome of Pseudarthrobacter psychrotolerans, one region includes:
- a CDS encoding DUF4192 domain-containing protein → MTDKLTITGSADLLATVPHLLGTNPTESFVVVTARAGSLGATLRVDAPAEAEPMDYAQMLATYAANDEEATASYVIVYTDETGTDGQLYPYAAHVAALTNELATARMPVRNVWLVTGTFWAEFGADDKYPLDAIRDSNANATLTYFGSATDIEVYNPALLGNRAPRVEAPEGTEEDLAAACEAWAAALDATDMPDTDTARKLAAAFQHKLIRDFLFRDTITTHNGGFGDVVTGKFTGRPDWKRVDRAQEIAFELMKAVPAGQRAPMLTLMGWLEWLKGHGTQADRYLKLAAEDVPGFRLAVLLRELINRGHVADVARNAETSYKRPKN, encoded by the coding sequence ATGACTGACAAACTCACCATCACCGGCTCCGCGGACCTGCTCGCAACGGTCCCGCACCTGCTGGGCACGAACCCCACGGAATCCTTCGTAGTGGTCACCGCCCGCGCCGGTTCCCTTGGCGCCACTCTGCGGGTGGACGCCCCGGCCGAGGCCGAGCCGATGGATTACGCGCAAATGTTGGCCACCTACGCGGCAAACGACGAGGAGGCAACCGCCAGCTACGTCATTGTCTACACGGATGAGACCGGCACCGACGGCCAGCTCTACCCCTACGCCGCACACGTCGCGGCCCTGACCAACGAACTCGCCACGGCCCGGATGCCGGTACGTAACGTCTGGCTCGTGACCGGCACCTTCTGGGCTGAGTTCGGCGCAGACGACAAGTACCCGCTGGACGCGATAAGGGACAGCAATGCCAACGCCACGCTGACCTACTTCGGTTCCGCCACCGACATCGAGGTCTACAACCCCGCGCTGCTGGGCAACCGGGCACCCCGTGTGGAGGCACCCGAGGGGACCGAGGAGGACCTGGCGGCCGCGTGCGAAGCGTGGGCGGCCGCGCTGGACGCCACGGACATGCCGGACACGGACACCGCCCGCAAGCTCGCGGCTGCGTTCCAGCACAAGCTCATCAGGGACTTCCTGTTCCGGGACACCATCACCACCCACAACGGCGGATTTGGGGACGTCGTGACCGGGAAGTTCACCGGACGCCCCGACTGGAAGCGGGTGGACCGCGCCCAGGAAATCGCGTTCGAGCTGATGAAAGCCGTACCCGCAGGGCAGCGCGCACCCATGCTGACCCTGATGGGTTGGCTGGAATGGCTCAAAGGCCACGGAACCCAGGCCGACCGGTACCTGAAGCTGGCAGCCGAGGACGTACCCGGGTTCCGCCTCGCGGTCCTGCTTCGGGAACTAATCAACCGCGGCCACGTCGCGGACGTCGCCCGGAACGCTGAAACGTCCTACAAGCGGCCCAAGAACTAA
- a CDS encoding ParB/RepB/Spo0J family partition protein: MNATPTLEWLDPATLTVDTNVRKDAALTPAFIASIKEHGVLEPVIAHRKDDGAVHVLMGQRRTLAAVEANRPLVPVMVTDSPEEAERIVTQVVENIQRAELTQADEADAYHQLSLIGVSAAAIAKKTGRTRTTVESALKAKSTDSGSAALGKGYTIEAALILAEFESDEDAVEELESVIRAEPDMLAHVTQQLRDRRDRAAALAALRAELEAAGTTVVETAGYDEDSENVRVTSLNRADGEPATEEDANAVAITTAYNGTHSTAPVVAGWKDLGFTLRYSYGSSSANKGPMTEEQKAERKTLIQNNKLMQSGTTVRREYVKTLLARKQAPKGWQYFTLHAITHHSETASGYEGKVAADMIGAKFEESNAWAWNPLREHVAKTTARPEFSLIALVCAGYEKTIAKDSWRSPSQTHRDYLNQLITWGYTASVVEQLILDSAKPVEDEAAA, from the coding sequence ATGAACGCAACACCAACACTCGAATGGCTCGACCCCGCAACCCTGACCGTTGACACCAACGTCCGCAAGGACGCAGCCCTGACTCCCGCCTTCATCGCCAGCATCAAAGAACACGGCGTGCTCGAACCCGTCATCGCCCACCGCAAAGACGACGGCGCGGTGCACGTCCTGATGGGACAGCGCCGCACCCTCGCCGCCGTCGAAGCTAACCGGCCCCTCGTTCCGGTAATGGTCACCGACAGCCCCGAGGAAGCCGAACGCATCGTCACGCAGGTAGTGGAGAACATCCAGCGCGCCGAGCTGACCCAAGCGGACGAAGCCGACGCCTACCACCAGCTTTCACTGATCGGGGTGTCGGCGGCCGCGATCGCGAAGAAGACCGGACGGACCAGGACCACTGTGGAAAGCGCCCTCAAAGCCAAGTCCACCGACAGCGGATCCGCCGCCCTGGGCAAGGGTTACACGATTGAGGCGGCCCTGATTTTGGCGGAGTTTGAGTCGGACGAGGACGCGGTTGAGGAATTGGAATCGGTCATCAGGGCTGAGCCCGACATGCTCGCCCACGTCACCCAGCAGCTGAGGGACCGCCGCGACCGCGCGGCGGCCCTCGCGGCTCTGAGGGCCGAACTGGAGGCGGCAGGTACCACCGTCGTGGAGACGGCAGGCTACGACGAGGACAGCGAAAACGTCCGGGTTACCTCGCTGAACCGCGCAGACGGGGAACCGGCCACCGAGGAGGACGCCAATGCCGTGGCCATCACCACCGCCTACAACGGCACCCACTCCACCGCCCCGGTGGTGGCCGGATGGAAAGACCTCGGATTCACCCTCCGGTACAGCTACGGCTCCTCATCAGCCAACAAAGGCCCCATGACAGAGGAACAGAAAGCCGAAAGGAAGACCCTGATCCAGAACAACAAGCTGATGCAGTCAGGAACCACCGTCCGCCGGGAATATGTGAAAACCCTGCTGGCGAGGAAGCAGGCGCCGAAGGGCTGGCAGTACTTCACCCTCCACGCCATCACCCATCACTCCGAAACGGCCAGCGGGTACGAGGGCAAGGTAGCCGCTGACATGATCGGGGCGAAGTTCGAAGAGTCCAACGCGTGGGCATGGAACCCCCTCCGTGAGCACGTCGCCAAGACCACAGCACGACCGGAGTTTTCCCTGATCGCGCTGGTTTGCGCGGGGTATGAAAAGACCATCGCCAAGGACTCGTGGCGGTCCCCAAGCCAGACTCACCGGGACTACCTGAACCAGCTGATCACGTGGGGATACACCGCGAGTGTGGTCGAGCAGCTGATCCTTGACAGCGCCAAGCCAGTCGAGGACGAAGCGGCCGCGTAA
- a CDS encoding AAA family ATPase: MPSERRARDRAQTRLNAACTRLATKYAEQAKYRMRPGQLVILDEASMVGTAAAAELARQADDAGAKLLLVGDAAQIDAVEAGGFLGWLERNTNPPILTSVWRFSAEWERTASLRLRTGDPDILATYLEQGRIHGCPEGTAPDRAYQAWMEDTKEDITASLLIAGDNGTVNDLNIRAQLDLAAAGRVNLETSVNLRSGVAGTGT; the protein is encoded by the coding sequence ATCCCCAGCGAAAGGAGGGCCAGGGACAGGGCACAGACCCGCCTCAACGCCGCATGCACCAGGCTCGCCACAAAGTACGCCGAGCAAGCCAAATACCGGATGCGGCCAGGTCAGCTCGTCATCCTGGACGAAGCATCCATGGTCGGCACTGCCGCCGCGGCCGAACTCGCCCGCCAGGCAGATGACGCCGGGGCCAAACTCCTGCTCGTGGGAGACGCCGCCCAGATCGACGCCGTCGAAGCCGGTGGGTTTCTAGGATGGTTGGAACGCAACACCAACCCGCCCATCCTGACCAGCGTCTGGAGATTCAGCGCCGAATGGGAACGGACAGCATCCCTGCGCCTGCGCACCGGGGACCCGGACATCCTGGCGACCTACCTCGAGCAAGGCAGGATCCACGGATGCCCCGAAGGGACCGCCCCGGACCGCGCCTACCAAGCATGGATGGAAGACACCAAAGAGGACATCACCGCCAGCCTGCTCATCGCAGGAGACAACGGAACCGTGAACGACCTGAACATCCGCGCCCAGCTGGACCTTGCCGCCGCCGGCCGAGTGAACCTGGAAACCAGCGTCAATCTCAGAAGCGGGGTGGCCGGCACCGGGACCTGA